The window CTCGCGCGGTGGTAAGGCCCGATCCGTCACGGCCCGGTGCGGGTTGGTGGCGCGCGGCGCGCTGTACATCCTCATAGGACTGATCGCCGTCCGCGTCGGCTTCGGCAAGGGCGGCGGCGAGGCGGACCGGCAGGGAGCGCTCCAGGAACTGGCCGGCAAGCCGTTCGGGAGCGTCCTCGTCTGGGCCGTCGGTATCGGTCTGATCGGGATGGTGCTGTGGCGCCTGTCCGAGGCGGCCTTCGGCGCGGCCGGCCCGAAGGGCGACAAGGCCACGAAGCGTCTCACGGCGGCGGGGCGCGCCGTTTTCTACGCGATCGCCGCGTTCTCGGTGCTGTCCTTCGCGACGGGTTCCGGAGGGGGCACTTCCGGCGGTGACGAACAGTCGCGCGACCTGACGGCTTCCGCGATGGAGCTCCCCGCCGGACGGTGGCTGGTGGGCGCCGTCGGACTCGGGATCGCCGTCGCGGGCGTGATCATCGCGGTGCGCGCGGCCCGCCGTACGTTCCGCAAGCACCTGGACATGGTCGGGGTCGCCGATCACTGGCGCAAGGTCGTGGACGTCCTCGGGGTGACCGGCGGCGTGGCCCGCGGCGCGGTCTTCACGGCGGTGGGCGGATTCGTCCTGTACGCCGCGTGGCGCTACGACCCGAGCCAGGCGAAGGGCATGGACGACACGCTGAAGACCTTCACCCAGACCCCGGCCGGCCCCTGGCTGCTCATCGCCGTGGCCATCGGGCTGGTGCTGTTCGGTGTGTTCTCGTGGGCCATGGCGCGGTGGCGCAAGGTCTGAGTACGGCGCCCCGGCCTCGCTCCGGGGCGGCAACAGCCGGGCGACCGGCGTCATCGAGGCCACTGACCCCATGGGGTCAGTGGCCTCGGGCGTCAGGCCGGGCCGCCCGAACCGTTCTTGACCATCTCGGTCATGTCGGCCGTGTCACCGGCCGGCGGGGCGGTGATCGTCCGCGCGACACCGAAGGACAGGAAGTCCATGCTGACGGTGGTCGTCCCGAAGGTCTGGTTCATCCGGGCGGGCATGCCCTTGTCGTCGACCCAGACGTCCGCCACGAGCTCTCCGCCCGTGCCCAGCGCGTTGTAGACGGCCGCCGCGTCGCCGAGCTTGTCCGCCGGAACCGAGGCGTGGTAGTGGACCGCCTTCTTGCCGTTGACGTCCTCCGTCCCGACCTTGGTGACGCCCCGGGCGTACTTCAGCGACTTCAGGCCCGCGGTCGGGTCGCTCTCCGCCTGGGTCATGCCGGCCGCGCCCGCCTCGCCGAGAACGGCGGACGCCTCGATCTTCAACCAGGTCTTGCCCTTGAACGGGCCCGCCTCCGCCGGGTCGACGCCGTAGTAGTACGCCCCGTCCACGAGGCGCATCGTGATGGTGCCGTCCGCGACCAGGTCCTCCATCTGGAGGTCCTTGGCCGGCATCTCGGTCTCCATCGCGAGGCCGTTGCCCCAGGAGTAGACGCCCTTCATGGAGACCGGCTTGCCACCCGTGTCGGGCGACGTCACGGTCATGTCTATGTCCGCCGAACCGGCCTTCGACGCCTCGTCGGACGCCTGCGACAGCGCCGCGACCAGGGCCTCCGCCGAGTCCGCCGCCTGCTGGGCGACCGGGCTCGCCGAACAGCCCACCACACCCACCGTCATGAACAGCGCCGCGGTGACACCCGCGGCAGCCTTGCCTGCCTTCATCCCCACCCCTATTGCCGACCATCCGTCGTTCATCTTTATGACGAGCCTACATTCGTGCGGAGCTCCGGTCCGCCGGCTCCTCGGGGAACCGCACCCCGGCCGCTCCGCGTCGTGGTTCACGGCAAGGACGCGCCGCCACCGGGCGCCGCGCCGTGACTCCGGGGGGATCACATGCTCACGTTCCACAGGCGTACCGCGGCCGCGGTACTCACCGCCTCCGCCCTCGCCGTGGCCGGCCTCGCCGCCGGCGCCGCGCCGGCCGCCGCCATCCACGGCGGGCAGAACACCACCGCGGCGCTGCACCCGTACGCCATGATCATCGCGACGGCGGAGGGCGCACAGGTCTGCGGGGGCACGCTCGTGGCCCCGAGGAAGGTGCTGACCGCCGCGCACTGCGTCGCCGACGTGCCGGCTCCGCGCGACCTCCTCGTCATCGGCGGGCGCACCGACACGGGCAGCGCCAAGGGCACCGTCCGGCACGTCGCCTCGGTCAGGATCGATCCGAAGTACGTCCAGGGCACTCTCACCCACGACGCCGCGGTCCTCACCCTCACCGGGTCCATGCCCTACCGGCCGATGGCCGTGGCCGGCCCGAAGGACTCGGCCCTCTACGCCCTCGGCACGAAGGCGAGGGTGGTCGGCTGGGGACGCACCGACACCGACACCCCGGGTACGCGACTGAAGTCCGCCGTCCTCACCGTGGCGCCGCTGAAGAGTTGTGAGCCCTACACCGAGCCCGGCGAGTCCCGCGCGTTGAAGGTCTGCGGAGCCTCCGCACCCGGCACCGACGACAGCATCTGCCGGGGCGACTCGGGGGGCCCGCTGGTCGCCGGCGGCAAGGTGATCGGCATCGTCTCCACCGGCAACAAGTACTGCGACGACCAGTACCCGGTCTCCGTCTTCACCCGGGTCAGCGCGGTCGCCGCGGGACTCGGCCTCCCCGTCGGATAGCGCGTCCGGCGTCGGCCGGCGCGGCGCTCCCGGTTCCCCCGTCGAGGGCGGGAGAGCCGGGACCGCGCCTCACGACGCGGCGGGACGGGAGGCGGGCACCACCGGCTTGCGGGCGACGACGTAGGCCTGTGGCACCTTCTCCACACCCTCCTCGGGCTCCCGCAGGAGCCGCGCGCGAACCGAGAACCCGGCCCGGCCGAGGGCCTCGGCGATCCAACGCGGCCGCTGCCGACGGAAGTCGAGCGCCACCTCGTGGCCGAACGGCCGGTCCACGCGCAAGGGAGCGTCGCCGACCTGGAACGACAGCATCAGGTGACCGCCCGGGGCCAGCACCCGATGGAACTCGGCGAACACCCCCGGCAGCCGCTCCCGCGGCACGTGGATGATCGAGTACGAGGCGAGGAGGCCGCCGAGGGAACCGTCCGCCAGGTCCAGGGCGGTCATGGAACCCTCCTCGAACCGCAGGTGCGGATACGTCCTCCGGGCCAACGCGACCATCGCCGAAGACAGATCGAGCCCGAACGCGGACAGCCCCAGCCCGTCCAGGTACGCCGTCAGGTGCCCGTGGCCGCAGCCGATGTCGGCCACCGGCCCGGCGGCGCCCGCCCTCACGAGTTCGGCGAACCCGGCCACCATCGCCCGGTCGAGCGGTCTGTCGACCAGCCAGTCGCCGAAGTGCTCGGTGTAGTCGAGGGCCACGGTGTCGTAGAACACCCGGGCTGCGGCGAGGAAGTCCGATCCGGTCATGGCCGAACACCCTATCCGCCGGCCCCGAAGCCGTCCCCGGAACGCCCCCGGCGGACGCCACCCGTGCGGACGACCCGCCGGGCACCGATCCGACGGGGGAGGCCCGAGGAGACCGGTCCGACGGGGGAGGCCCCAAGGGGAAGGCCCCCGATCGCCGGGGCGGTCGGGGGCCACACGTCAGTCGGACGCGCCCCGGGCGTCCACCGCTGCGGGCACGCGGGCGTACCCCACGGGCCGGGAGGTGAAGGTGCCCCGGCCCTGGCTGCGACTGCGCAACCGGGACGCGTACCCGAACAGTTCGGCCAGCGGAACGGCCGCCGTGATCGAGGTGGTCCCGGTCCGCGTGGTCGAACCCGCGACCCGACCGCGCCGCGCCGCCAGGTCACCGAGCACGCCGCCGACGGCCTCGTCGGGAACGGTCACCACGACCTCGACCACTGGTTCCAGCAGCTCCATGGTCGCGGCACGCAGCGCCTCGCGCAGCGCGAACCGCCCCGCCGCCCGGAACGCCATCTCCGAGGAGTCCTTGGAGTGCGTGGCGCCGTCGGTCAGCGTGACCCGCAGCCCCGTCACCGGATGACCGCCGAGGGGACCCTCGGCGAGCGCGTCCCGGCAACCCGCCTCCACCGCACGGACGAACTCCTGCGGCACCCGGCCGCCGACGACCACGGACCGGAACACGAAGCCGTCGGCTCCGCCCGGACCACCGGAGCCGGCGCCGTCGCGGGCGCCGGACGGGTCGGCGATCTCGTCGTCCAGGGGGTCGACGTCGATGACCACATGGGCGAACTGGCCGGCGCCACCGTCCTGCTTGACGTGCCGGTACACCAGCCCGGACACCCCGCGAGCCACCGTCTCCCGGTAGGCCACCCGGGGGCGACCCACCTCGACGCGCAGCCCGTGGCTGAGCCGGATCTTCTCCACCGCGACCTCCAGGTGCAGCTCTCCCATCCCCGACAGCACCGTCTGCCCCGTCTCGGGATCCGTCCGCACGACCAGGGAGGGATCCTCCTCGACCAACCGGGCCAACGCCGACGACAGTCGACCGATGTCGGCCCGGGTGCCCGCCTCGACCGCCACGGACACCACCGGCGCGGCGACCGTGGGCGGTTCGAGGACCAACGGCGCGTCCGGAGCGCACAGGGTCGTCCCGGCGCGGGTGGACTTGAGCCCGACCACGGCGACGATGTCCCCGGCCACCGCCTGCTCCACCTCGGCGTGGCGGTCGGCCTGGACGCGCAGGATGCGGCCGATCCGCTCGGTCCGGCCCGCCGTCGCGTCCAGCACCGTCTCCCCCTTCCGCATCGTTCCCGAGTAGACGCGCAGACACGTCAGCCGCCCGGTCGCCGTCGCGTTCACCTTGAAGGCCAACGCGGCGAACGGGGCCGCCGGATCGGCGACGCGCTCCTCCGCCCCTTCCGCGCGGACCCCGCGGAGCGCGGTGCCGCGCACCGGCGGCATGTCCGCCGGCGAGGGCAGGTAGTCCACGACGGCGTCGAGCAGCGGCTCCACCGCACGGTTGCGGTACGCGGATCCGCACAGCACCACCACGCCCTCACCTCCACGCGTCAGCTCGCGCAGCGCGGCGACCAACGTGGAGGGGGAGAGCGCCGACGTGGCGCAGTACTCCTCCAGCGCGGCCGGGTGCAGCTCCGCCACCCGCTCGTCGAGCAGCCGGCGACGTCGCAGCGCCTCCTCCCGCAGGGCGTCGGGGACCGCGCCCACCTCGAACGTCCCGGAACCGGACCCCCCGGCCGCCGCGTTCCACACCAGGGCCCGCATGCGGACGAGGTCCACGACTCCGGTGAAGCCGTCCTCCCGCCCGATGGGCAGTTGCACCACCAGCGGAACGACGTGGAGCCGGTCGCGCAGCGACGCCACGGCGGCGTCGAGGTCCGCGCCGACCCGGTCCATCTTGTTGACGAACGCGATCCGGGGCACCCCGTGTCGGTCCGCCTGGCGCCACACCGACTCGCTCTGCGGTTCGACGCCCGCGACGGCGTCGAAGACGGCGACGGCGCCGTCGAGGACGCGCAGCGAACGCTCCACCTCATCGGCGAAGTCCACGTGCCCCGGAGTGTCGATCAGGTTGATCCGGTGCTCGTTCCACGTACAACTCACCGCGGCCGCGAAGATGGTGATGCCGCGGTCACGTTCCTGGGGGTCGTAGTCGGTGACGGTCGTCCCGTCGTGGACCTCGCCGCGCTTGTGGGTGGTCCCGGTCGCGTACAGGACCCGTTCGGTGAGCGTGGTCTTGCCGGCGTCGACATGGGCGAGGATGCCGAGGTTGCGGACGGTGGTCAGAGGTGTGGTGCGCATGGCCCGAGGCCTTTCATGGGGCAGGGGAGTGAGGGCGGCGCGATGGGTGGAGGAGGCGACGGAAGACGACCCGGATCCGCTTGCAGGGCATGGCGGCGTACGGGCGTACCGGCATACCGGCGTGCCTGCGTGGCGGCGCGTGCCGCGTGGTGGCGGCATGCCGCATGCAGGGGGCCGGGTGGGCCGGAGCGCCGCGACGGCGGGCCGCGCACACCGCGCGACCGGCTCGTTCGCCGGGCGGATCAGGTCTTCTTCGTCACTTCGTCTCGGACATCCGGTGACGGCCGCGCAGCCGTTACCGGGAAACCGAAGACACCAGGATCACGTCGTACCGGGACCGGGGAGCATGGACGGCGATGCGGTGACACATGGCCGGGCTCCCCTCGTGGACTGGTTCGACGAAACACGCGCCGCGCTCTTCGTGGCACACACGGGTGAGTCTAGGGACGCGCGTCCGACGGTGCATCACCTTTTCCGACAGGCATATCGGGCCCCGGCGCCGGGCATCACGTCCTGGTGAAGTCCGGCAAGTACAGGGGCGGTCGGCACGGGGACGCGCTCCCGCCCTGGTTGCGGGCGCTGGTCGTCCTCGGCGCGGTTTTCGCCGTCCTCTTCTCGGCGCGGGCCCTCGACCGGGGCCACGACGCGACCGTCACGTACGAGCGGGCGTTCGTGTGCGGCGGCGAGGAGTGCCTCCACGAGGAAACGGGCGAGGTACGTGACCGAAGGACCGGGGAGACCTGTACGTCGAACGGCACGAGCGGCGGCACGACCGCGGGCGGGGCGCCGGCGACCATCGGCGGCGTTGCCGCCGGCGCGGGCGGGGCGGGCGGCGCACCCGTGACCATCGGGGGCGGGGGCGGCAACGCCGGCACCAGCTGCACCAGGTACCACGACGTGAAGGTGGCCTGGAGCGGTGGCTCCGACTGGTTGGGGGTGGCCCCGGAGACCTACGAGGAGGCCGGGGCGGGCGATCGCGCACGGTTGCGGACCTGGAAGGGACAGGTGGTCCGACTGGAGATCGACGGGCACGTCCGCACCTATCCACCCGCGTCGGAATCGGGCCTGTGGTGGCGGGTGTTGCTGCTCTGGCTCGGCCTCGGGGTCGGCGCGTGGGCGCTGGTGAGCGGTCGGCGGTCCGACTTCTACGGTCTGGCCGTTCCCTGGGCCATGGTGGCCATGGCGACCGCGCTGTTCGGGCCGGCTCTGTTGATGTGGTCGCCCCCGGCGTTCTGCGGGGCGCTGGCCCTGCTGACGCTGGGCCTGGCGTTCGGGGCGCGGGCGGCTCACCGGCTCTGAGCCGCCCCGCCGATCGCGTGCCTGATCAGCCGTGCCGCCCCGGCTGGCCGGTCGGCCGCATCCCTCTGCCGTGAGTTCCTCCCGGGTGCGGCATGACATGGGTCAATGCCGCACGCGCGAGGCCCCGTTGGCCTGAGCGCCCCCTGCCGGGGGCGCCGAGGTGATCGTCAGGTCCCGGGCTTGTTCCCGTAGACGTAGACGTCGTCGCCGTTCTTCAGCATGTTCCAGTACGCCTTGGCGTCCGCGATCCGCATGTTGACGCACCCACCGGACCCGGGCGGGTTCCACATGCTCTTGTCCACGGAGTGGAAGGCGATGCCGCCGTCGAAGAACTGTGAGTAGGGCATGGCGACGTTGTAGATCGTCGACCAGTGGTTGATGTTGCGGTAGTAGATCTTCTTCAGGCCGGTCCGGGTCTCCGTGCCGTCCTTGCCGGTGCGCACCGGCACCGGACCGTAGACCAGCTTCGCCCCGTCCTGGACCCAACTGAGTTGGCGCGTCAGGTCGACACAGGCTATTCGCCCCAGATTGGTCGGACACTTGCCCGCCTTGTTGGGGGTGGTGCCCGCCGCTCGCTGGTCCAACATCGTGCTCATCGTGCGCCAGGTGAGCGGTCCCGCGTAACCCACGGTCGGCGTGATGCCGTGGGTCGCCTGGAACGATCGGATGGCGGTGCAGTCGGCGGACGACTGCACCCCGTCGACGGGCCGCCCCAGGAACTGCTCGACCTGTCGCTGGTACGGGCCGGTGGTCACGTTGCAGCTGGCGGCTTGCGCCGTCCCGCCACCGGCCACCACCAGCGGCGCCGCCAGCGCCACCGCCCCGCCGACCACAGCCGCGGTCCTTCGTCTCGTACGCATGCGCGTGGATTTCACATCGGCCTCCCCATGGGGTTGTTCCCACCTGTGAGGCGGAACGTACAGGCGATCGCCGCCGGTTGGGATCCGGGTGCCGTAAATCGCCTCGTACGCATGCCGTAGGGGTGTGGACGTGACCGGAAGGATCCGTTCCATCACCCGATGTGATCGGCCGGGGGGCTCGGGAGTGGTCTCGGGAAATGGTCTCGGGGGTGTGTCAGACCTCGGACCTCACGCGTCGGGCGCGGCCGTGGCCCGGCGTACGGACTCGACCACCGCCGCGCGATGCCGTGACAGGCGCTCGGCCGGCCAGTCGACGCCCTGGCCGCCGGCCGCCGGGCCGCCCACCGCGCCGAACCAGGCCTGGGACAGCCCCATCACCAGCGTCAGCACGTCGGCGGGATCCAGGGACGGGTCGACGCGACCGGCCCGCTGGGCCCGTTCCACCTCCGCGATCTTGTCGCGGTAGGACTCCGCCTCGACGTCCGTGCTGCCGGGGCGCTCCAGTTGCTTCCACAGTACGAGCCGCATCAGTGACGGCCGCTCGACGAGGTGGTCGAAGACCGCGCCGGCGTACCCCGCCAGGTCGTCGGCGTCGAACGGGACGGACTCCGCGCCCGACTCCAGCGCCCGCAGGAGCACCGCGTCGAAGAGCTCCTCCTTGTTGCCGAAGTACACGTAGATGAGTCGCTTGTTCGCCTGCGCCGCCTCGGCGATGCGGTCCACCCGCGCACCGGCGATGCCGTACGTCGCGAACTCGGAGAAGGCCGCGTCGAGCAGACGTGCCTTGGTTGCGCTGGAATCCCGTGCCATGCCCGCAGCCTAGCAAGTAACTATCTGGTTATTGACATCCCTCGGCGGTCGGATGCATGGTTGACCTATCCAGTTAGTTACTTACCTGTAGAGGGGCATGTCATGGAGATCCGCGCACTGGGCGGTCAGGGACTCGAGGTCGGCGTCGAGGGCCTCGGGCTGATGGGAATGAGCGCCCACTACGGCGCCACCGACGAGACCGAGTCACTCGCCACCATCGACCGGGCGCTGGAGCTGGGGGTGACACTGCTCGACACGGCCGAGGGCTACGGCCCCTTCGTCAACGAGCAGCTCCTCGGCAAGGCCCTGGCCGGCCGCCGCGAGGCGGCCGTGATCGCCACCAAGACGGGTGTCGAGTTCACGGACGAAGGCGCCTTCCGGGGCCACAACGGCACGCCGGAGTACATCCACCGCGCGGCCGAGCGGTCCCTGCGCCACCTCGGCACCGACCACATCGACCTGTACTACCTGCACCGCGTCGACCCGAACGTGCCCATCGAGGAGAGCGTCGGCGCGATGGCCGAGCTCGTCACGGCCGGCAAGGTCCGCCACATCGGCCTGTGCGAGGTCGCGCCCACCACCATCCGGAGGGCCCACGCCGTCCACCCGCTCGCCGCCGTACAGACGGAGTACAGCCTCTTCGAGCGGGGCATCGAGCACGACGGCGTCCTGGACGTCCTGCGTGAGCTCGGCATCGGGCTCGTCGCGTACTCGCCGCTCGGTCGGGGGTTCCTGTCCGGCGCCGTCACCAGCCCGGACGACTTCGCGGCGGACGACTTCCGGCGTACCGACCCCCGCTTCCAGGGCGAGAACTTCGACCGCAACCTCGCCGTCGTCGAGCAGGTCCGCCGCCTTGCCGCCGAGAAGGGCGTCGCCCCCTCGCAGCTCGCCCTGGCGTGGACACTGCGCCGGGGCGCGGTGCCCATCCCGGGCACCAAGCGCCGCCGCTACCTGGAGGAGAACGTCGCCGCGACCACCGTGACGATCACGGACGCCGAGCTGGCGGCCATCGACGCCGTGGCCCCGCACGGCGTGGTCTCCGGCGACCGGTACGCGCCCGAGCTGATGGCCGCACTGAACGGCTGACCGGCCGAGTGCTGACCGGCTGAGTGGCTGACCGGCCGAGCCGGCCGTCGGCTCGCCGGGCGGCCGTGTCCGTCCCGCGGGGGCGGACACGGCGGCGCGGGGCTACTGCTTGTTCTTGGCCAGGTCCTCCTGGAAGGCCTTCGCGCAGGTGGGGCCGTTGTCCACGGCGATGAAGGAGATGACCAGCAGGCTGCCGGCCTTGCCCTGGTGGCTCGCCTTCAGCGTCCAGCCGCTCTTGTCCAGCGACTTGATGACGGACATCGGCTGGTCGGAGGTCCGCGTCTCCTTCCAGCCCCCCGTGACGAGGGCGGCGACGGTGCCGTCGAAGGACTGCTTGGAATCGGTGACCTTCTTGCCGTCCGGGCTCCAGGACACCATGCAGGCCTGGAGGCTCGCGGGGACGTCGTCCCCCGACTTCTCCGTGAATCCGGCGCCCGTGGCGGCCCCCGCGATCTCCTTCTTCACCGCGGCGGCGTCCAGGGTGCCCGCACCCTGCTCCGCCGGGGTCGCCGCACCGGACGCGGGGGCCTCACCGCCGCCCTTGCCCTGGTCGGCGCCGCCTTCGCTGCCACAACCCGCGACCAGCAACACCACACCGGCGGCCGCGGCCACCCACTTCACCTTGCGCACAACGCTCCCGATTCCGCCCGTACGAAGGCCCCTTGCCCCCGTGATCAAGGAGGGAGTCTGTCAGGGCACGACGACGGCCGAGGGCAGCGGCAGGGCCGACGGCGACGTGAGACCGGTCACTCCGAGAGCCGTACGGCCACCCTCGCCACAGCCTCGTCCACCTGCCCGTCGGGGCACCGCCCGCACCCGCTCTGACGTCGGAGTATGACCGAACGGTCACAGGATGGGGGAGGGGGAACGCCCCGGGTCCGTCGCGCATCTAGACGTCCGGCGGGTTCCGTGGGATCCGCCGGTGAACGGTATCGGCGAGAGCCGGCGGACCGCCGTCATCGCGTGGGCGATGGAGCGGCCGCCGGAGGCGAATGTCAAGGCGGGGCTGGGATGAAGGCGGTAACGGTGGCGGACGGTTCCTCGGACCCTGCGCAGGCTCCGGAGACTTCGGGCACTACGGAGCCCGAGGCGCACCCGCAGACCTCGGAAGCGGGAGCGGGCCGGGCGCCCGCCGTCGCGCCCGTGCGGGGGGACGGCGACGGCACGAGTGGGGTCGGGCCCGGGGAAGCCGGTCCGACCGAAGACGGTCCCGAGGAGGCCGGGGGCGCCGACGCGCCCGAGCCCTCGGGGCGGGCCGCGACGCCCGGCGACGGCCGGGAGGAGCCCGAGCCGACGCCGGAGCCCGCGGCGACGGCAGGGCCCGGAGCATCGGGTGAGCCCGAGGAAGTGGCAGTGCCCGAGCGGCCGGCCGGTACCGAGGAGACGGCCCGCCCCGACCAGGCGACCGACCCCGAGGACGCGGCCGACCCCGACCCGGCACCGGAGGGGACGCCGGAGCCCGCGCGGTCGACCGATTCCGAGGAGTCGAGCCCT of the Streptomyces sp. NBC_01426 genome contains:
- the fusA gene encoding elongation factor G produces the protein MRTTPLTTVRNLGILAHVDAGKTTLTERVLYATGTTHKRGEVHDGTTVTDYDPQERDRGITIFAAAVSCTWNEHRINLIDTPGHVDFADEVERSLRVLDGAVAVFDAVAGVEPQSESVWRQADRHGVPRIAFVNKMDRVGADLDAAVASLRDRLHVVPLVVQLPIGREDGFTGVVDLVRMRALVWNAAAGGSGSGTFEVGAVPDALREEALRRRRLLDERVAELHPAALEEYCATSALSPSTLVAALRELTRGGEGVVVLCGSAYRNRAVEPLLDAVVDYLPSPADMPPVRGTALRGVRAEGAEERVADPAAPFAALAFKVNATATGRLTCLRVYSGTMRKGETVLDATAGRTERIGRILRVQADRHAEVEQAVAGDIVAVVGLKSTRAGTTLCAPDAPLVLEPPTVAAPVVSVAVEAGTRADIGRLSSALARLVEEDPSLVVRTDPETGQTVLSGMGELHLEVAVEKIRLSHGLRVEVGRPRVAYRETVARGVSGLVYRHVKQDGGAGQFAHVVIDVDPLDDEIADPSGARDGAGSGGPGGADGFVFRSVVVGGRVPQEFVRAVEAGCRDALAEGPLGGHPVTGLRVTLTDGATHSKDSSEMAFRAAGRFALREALRAATMELLEPVVEVVVTVPDEAVGGVLGDLAARRGRVAGSTTRTGTTSITAAVPLAELFGYASRLRSRSQGRGTFTSRPVGYARVPAAVDARGASD
- a CDS encoding L,D-transpeptidase family protein encodes the protein MRTRRRTAAVVGGAVALAAPLVVAGGGTAQAASCNVTTGPYQRQVEQFLGRPVDGVQSSADCTAIRSFQATHGITPTVGYAGPLTWRTMSTMLDQRAAGTTPNKAGKCPTNLGRIACVDLTRQLSWVQDGAKLVYGPVPVRTGKDGTETRTGLKKIYYRNINHWSTIYNVAMPYSQFFDGGIAFHSVDKSMWNPPGSGGCVNMRIADAKAYWNMLKNGDDVYVYGNKPGT
- a CDS encoding TetR family transcriptional regulator, with the translated sequence MARDSSATKARLLDAAFSEFATYGIAGARVDRIAEAAQANKRLIYVYFGNKEELFDAVLLRALESGAESVPFDADDLAGYAGAVFDHLVERPSLMRLVLWKQLERPGSTDVEAESYRDKIAEVERAQRAGRVDPSLDPADVLTLVMGLSQAWFGAVGGPAAGGQGVDWPAERLSRHRAAVVESVRRATAAPDA
- a CDS encoding S1 family peptidase, with translation MLTFHRRTAAAVLTASALAVAGLAAGAAPAAAIHGGQNTTAALHPYAMIIATAEGAQVCGGTLVAPRKVLTAAHCVADVPAPRDLLVIGGRTDTGSAKGTVRHVASVRIDPKYVQGTLTHDAAVLTLTGSMPYRPMAVAGPKDSALYALGTKARVVGWGRTDTDTPGTRLKSAVLTVAPLKSCEPYTEPGESRALKVCGASAPGTDDSICRGDSGGPLVAGGKVIGIVSTGNKYCDDQYPVSVFTRVSAVAAGLGLPVG
- a CDS encoding DUF1206 domain-containing protein, whose translation is MSTARAGVVGEGVRSASRGGKARSVTARCGLVARGALYILIGLIAVRVGFGKGGGEADRQGALQELAGKPFGSVLVWAVGIGLIGMVLWRLSEAAFGAAGPKGDKATKRLTAAGRAVFYAIAAFSVLSFATGSGGGTSGGDEQSRDLTASAMELPAGRWLVGAVGLGIAVAGVIIAVRAARRTFRKHLDMVGVADHWRKVVDVLGVTGGVARGAVFTAVGGFVLYAAWRYDPSQAKGMDDTLKTFTQTPAGPWLLIAVAIGLVLFGVFSWAMARWRKV
- a CDS encoding aldo/keto reductase, producing the protein MEIRALGGQGLEVGVEGLGLMGMSAHYGATDETESLATIDRALELGVTLLDTAEGYGPFVNEQLLGKALAGRREAAVIATKTGVEFTDEGAFRGHNGTPEYIHRAAERSLRHLGTDHIDLYYLHRVDPNVPIEESVGAMAELVTAGKVRHIGLCEVAPTTIRRAHAVHPLAAVQTEYSLFERGIEHDGVLDVLRELGIGLVAYSPLGRGFLSGAVTSPDDFAADDFRRTDPRFQGENFDRNLAVVEQVRRLAAEKGVAPSQLALAWTLRRGAVPIPGTKRRRYLEENVAATTVTITDAELAAIDAVAPHGVVSGDRYAPELMAALNG
- a CDS encoding class I SAM-dependent methyltransferase, which gives rise to MTGSDFLAAARVFYDTVALDYTEHFGDWLVDRPLDRAMVAGFAELVRAGAAGPVADIGCGHGHLTAYLDGLGLSAFGLDLSSAMVALARRTYPHLRFEEGSMTALDLADGSLGGLLASYSIIHVPRERLPGVFAEFHRVLAPGGHLMLSFQVGDAPLRVDRPFGHEVALDFRRQRPRWIAEALGRAGFSVRARLLREPEEGVEKVPQAYVVARKPVVPASRPAAS